The Pelagibacterium halotolerans B2 genome has a segment encoding these proteins:
- a CDS encoding MaoC family dehydratase: MTNPITKDRRHFEDLTVGETIPLGPLKVSKADIIEFATEFDPFPFHLDEKAAKESLLGGLAASGWQTGALSLRMLVDAFLSKIASMGGLGFTDLKWKRPLMKDDTLSGTATITSLRRSVSHANMGIVTIGFDMRNQKNQQVMTLNLTNLVEVRDPSAAGGVQ; the protein is encoded by the coding sequence GTGACCAATCCGATAACCAAAGATCGGCGCCATTTCGAGGACCTGACGGTCGGCGAAACCATACCTTTGGGCCCGCTCAAGGTCTCTAAGGCCGACATCATCGAATTTGCCACCGAGTTCGATCCCTTCCCCTTTCACCTCGACGAAAAGGCGGCAAAGGAAAGCCTGCTCGGTGGATTGGCGGCGAGCGGCTGGCAGACCGGTGCGCTCTCGTTGCGCATGCTGGTCGATGCGTTCCTTTCCAAGATCGCCTCGATGGGTGGGCTGGGCTTTACCGACCTCAAATGGAAACGCCCCCTGATGAAGGACGATACGCTGTCCGGCACCGCGACGATCACCTCGCTGCGCCGGTCGGTAAGCCATGCCAATATGGGCATCGTCACCATCGGCTTTGACATGCGCAACCAGAAGAACCAGCAGGTGATGACCCTCAACCTCACCAATCTCGTCGAAGTGCGCGATCCTTCCGCTGCAGGGGGTGTTCAATGA
- a CDS encoding MaoC/PaaZ C-terminal domain-containing protein yields MTRWFEDVQIDLPFDLGSHTFTAEEIIRFGKLYDPQYFHVDADAAALSHFGGLVASGWHTVSVGHRLMVDRLEAEQDVVRAEGGEPGVSGPSPGVNRMDFKAPVRPGDTVRYTLTVTGKRPSNSIPGWGLLFNLIEAHNQDGELVYSIDLVGFSKRRDYTMPLKLRAMITLARVPGLKSLVRR; encoded by the coding sequence ATGACCCGATGGTTCGAAGACGTTCAGATCGATCTCCCGTTCGACCTGGGCAGTCACACCTTCACCGCCGAAGAGATTATTCGCTTCGGAAAGCTGTACGACCCGCAATATTTTCACGTCGATGCCGATGCCGCAGCCCTGTCCCATTTCGGCGGGCTTGTCGCCTCGGGCTGGCACACGGTCAGCGTCGGGCACCGCCTGATGGTCGACCGTTTGGAGGCCGAACAGGACGTGGTACGTGCCGAAGGCGGCGAACCCGGCGTCTCGGGGCCGTCACCCGGCGTCAATCGTATGGATTTCAAGGCCCCCGTTCGTCCCGGAGATACCGTGCGCTATACGCTGACGGTCACAGGAAAGCGGCCGTCAAATTCCATCCCCGGCTGGGGCCTGCTGTTCAATCTGATCGAGGCGCATAACCAGGACGGCGAACTCGTCTATTCGATCGATCTTGTGGGGTTTTCCAAGCGGCGTGATTACACGATGCCATTGAAATTGCGGGCCATGATAACCCTGGCCAGGGTGCCCGGGCTCAAAAGCCTGGTGCGCAGATGA
- a CDS encoding DUF423 domain-containing protein: protein MTPLERLAIVLAGLLGASGIAAAAASSHAGAALLGPYSLIALTHAPAILALALVPLPRIFNLALIGLMIGAGLFCADLALRYFAGASPLPLLAPLGGMTLIAGWLLVLLGGVFGRRN, encoded by the coding sequence ATGACCCCGCTCGAGCGCCTTGCCATTGTTCTCGCCGGGCTGCTCGGTGCATCCGGAATTGCCGCGGCGGCCGCTTCCTCCCACGCCGGGGCCGCTCTGCTCGGCCCCTATTCGCTGATCGCGCTGACCCACGCGCCAGCCATTCTCGCCCTGGCGCTGGTCCCACTGCCGCGCATATTCAATTTGGCCCTGATCGGCCTGATGATTGGCGCAGGGCTATTCTGCGCCGATCTGGCACTGCGCTATTTCGCCGGCGCATCGCCGCTGCCTCTGCTCGCCCCCCTCGGCGGCATGACACTGATCGCGGGCTGGCTGCTGGTGCTGTTGGGGGGCGTTTTCGGACGACGCAACTGA
- a CDS encoding winged helix-turn-helix transcriptional regulator, producing MATKDTPHAKGPLAHAMERGQLFSEACPSREVLKHLTSRWGVLVLIALLQGTHRFSALRRKVGGVSERMLAQTLQWLEEDGMVDRHAYPVVPPHVEYSLTPLGREAAEKVSGLADWIETNLPRIGAVWEERRAG from the coding sequence ATGGCCACGAAGGATACTCCGCACGCCAAGGGCCCTCTGGCGCATGCCATGGAACGGGGACAACTGTTTTCCGAAGCGTGCCCATCCCGCGAGGTGCTCAAACATCTCACCAGCCGGTGGGGCGTTCTGGTGCTGATCGCGCTTTTGCAGGGAACCCACAGGTTCAGCGCGTTGCGGCGCAAAGTCGGCGGCGTCAGCGAGCGCATGCTTGCCCAGACGCTGCAATGGCTCGAAGAGGACGGGATGGTGGACCGGCACGCCTATCCGGTCGTCCCGCCCCATGTCGAATACAGCCTCACGCCGCTGGGACGCGAGGCTGCCGAAAAGGTGAGCGGGCTGGCCGACTGGATCGAAACCAACCTCCCGCGGATCGGGGCCGTTTGGGAGGAAAGGCGGGCCGGCTGA